A single window of Solea solea chromosome 9, fSolSol10.1, whole genome shotgun sequence DNA harbors:
- the cluap1 gene encoding clusterin-associated protein 1 homolog has product MSFRDSRNFTEMMRALGYPRLISMENFTTPNFTLVAEILTWLVKRYEPHMDIPTDVDTESDRIFFIKAVAQFMATKAHIKLNTKRLYQADGHAVKEMLKITSMLYGAMKTKQMALGDRVEEDNSKFKFDLGSRISDLKSARQLASESTSKGASLYDLLGKEVDLREMRTAAIARPLEINETEKALRAAIKEVLESVEKTKELLTNVVSDESSLDAKIEKKQQELERNRKRLQTLQSVRPAFMDEYEKIEEDLQKQYETYVEKFRNLCFLESQLDEYHRLEQERFEEAENTLRIMQHKLREEERDMMRSSLKDEDSDMDFPEDDGSDSDIEESRPSKPQPTRNGIMAGIGTRFVGTMQGGDSDETEDSEIGVDEDDEEGEEEEEESKDLDDDSLEGSLPKGAPNSRGGMRPPLLEESDNDF; this is encoded by the exons ATGTCCTTCAGAGACTCCAGAA atttCACTGAGATGATGAGGGCCTTAGGTTATCCCAGGCTCATCTCCATGGAAAACTTCACAACACCAAACTTCACTTTAGTGGCAGAAATATTGACATGGCTGGTAAAAAG ATATGAGCCTCACATGGATATTCCCACAGATGTGGACACTGAGTCAGACAGGATATTCTTCATCAAGGCTGTGGCCCAGTTCATG GCAACGAAGGCTCACATTAAACTGAATACTAAGCGTCTCTACCAGGCTGACGGGCATGCAGTGAAGGAAATGCTGAAGATCACCTCAATGCTGTATGGCGCGATGAAGACCAAGCAAATGGCTCTGGGAGACCGAGTTGAGGAGGATAACAGCAAGTTCAAGTTTGATCTTGGCTCACGG ATTTCAGACCTTAAATCAGCTCGACAGTTGGCGTCTGAGTCCACATCTAAAGGAGCGTCTCTGTATGATTTACTGGGGAAAGAGGTGGACTTAAGG GAAATGAGAACTGCAGCAATTGCCAGACCTCTGGAGATCAATGAGACTGAAAAGGCCCTGAGAGCTGCCATCAAGGAGGTTTTG GAAAGTGTGGAGAAGACCAAAGAGTTGCTGACTAACGTTGTGTCCGATGAAAGCAGTCTGGACGCCAAGATAGAAAAGAAGCAACAGGAGCTGGAGAGGAATCGTAAGAGGCTTCAGACACTGCAGAGTGTCAG GCCGGCTTTCATGGATGAATATGAGAAGATTGAGGAAGATCTGCAAAAGCAATACGAGACCTATGTGGAGAAGTTCAGGAACCTCTGCTTCCTGGAGTCCCAGCTGGATGAATACCACAGACTAGAGCAGGAGCGGTTTGAG GAGGCTGAAAACACTCTGAGAATAATGCAGCACAAACtgcgggaggaggagagagatatGATGAGGAGCTCCT TGAAAGATGAGGATTCTGACATGGATTTCCCCGAGGACGATGGCTCAGACAGCGACATAGAAGAAAGTCGACCCTCTAAGCCTCAGCCCACACGAAATGGCATCATGGCAG GAATCGGAACTCGTTTCGTCGGGACCATGCAGGGCGGTGACAGTGATGAG ACAGAGGACAGCGAGATTGGTGTGGACGAGGATGATGAagaaggtgaggaggaggaggaggaaagcaAAGATTTGGATGACGACAGTCTCGAGGGATCGTTGCCCAAGGGCGCTCCCAACTCCAGGGGAGGCATGAGACCCCCTCTATTAGAGGAGAGTGACAATGACTTCTGA
- the LOC131465784 gene encoding mediator of RNA polymerase II transcription subunit 26-like: MTAAPATPQVMRDRLLQAVDGQSNICNMGVVVEVISFLEKYPITKEALEETRLGKLINEVRKKTNNEDLARRAKKLLRNWQKLIEPEEELISKEHTGASWSSSCGVLTCMSSPTATTPSCKTGPELKNRNNFNNCHPPRLEKTENRKCKGVEKEGKFLPAKISKRTLTDKIQNSKQLPSKEKVSSSDMCTDFNVHRPLDRDISESLDGFGKIPVSSVQPHPSVLGHSKPSLLKASVLQQQSRSHQAATGGQYRPRSPHGSLHSPQPPIQEAIVKKTATQPQSLSSLTVRPGPVNTFGLGPSTQPLSVGAQGCDHSQSTDVDSQSRLPNVSNKVGLEDNGPLSNIGKVKRQKCRHMVKLDVHTVEDSTKPVRLKDRKLLFDPVSGQIKHSLPKEVGVEKAVKLGDRHEPQCSEQLKLNSSVPSSPLQHNDWKELSRSECIQSYLSHQSSVLTLSGAYTPGAHFVMTEFLKTQEHQRKETKKTHMLTPEIPAKDLPGISREIVNEDLCRIHTQHWPGVNGCYDTKSNWYDWSQCISLDLHGDESRLNILPYVCLE, encoded by the exons ATGACAGCGGCTCCAGCCACTCCGCAGGTGATGAGAGACCGGCTGCTACAGGCCGTCGACGGCCAGAGTAAC ATATGCAACATGGGTGTAGTCGTGGAGGTTATCTCTTTTTTGGAGAAATATCCAATCACCAAAGAAGCACTGGAG GAAACCCGCCTTGGAAAGCTGATCAACGAAGTCCGAAAGAAAACCAACAACGAGGACCTTGCTAGACGTGCAAAGAAGCTGCTGCGCAACTGGCAGAAGCTAATTGAGCCTGAGGAAGAGTTGATTTCCAAAGAACACACGGGTGCATCATGGTCTTCAAGCTGTGGAGTTCTTACCTGTATGTCTTCGCCCACTGCAACCACCCCATCGTGTAAAACAGGTCCAGAGTTAAAGAACAGAAATAATTTTAACAATTGCCATCCCCCAAGGttagaaaaaacagaaaacagaaaatgcaaGGGTGTCGAGAAGGAAGGGAAGTTCTTACCAGCCAAGATATCAAAACGGACTCTTACTGATAAAATACAGAACTCCAAACAACTGCCATCCAAAGAAAAAGTTAGCAGCTCTGATATGTGTACAGATTTTAATGTACATCGACCTTTAGACAGGGATATTTCTGAGTCATTAGATGGGTTTGGTAAAATCCCTGTCAGCTCTGTACAACCTCATCCAAGTGTCTTGGGACACAGCAAGCCCTCTTTGTTGAAAGCATCAGTTCTGCAACAGCAATCTAGATCTCATCAAGCTGCCACCGGAGGGCAGTATCGACCCAGAAGCCCTCACGGCTCCTTGCATAGTCCTCAACCTCCGATACAGGAAGCTATTGTCAAAAAAACTGCAACACAACCGCAGAGTCTTTCTAGCCTCACAGTGAGGCCTGGCCCTGTGAACACTTTTGGGCTGGGGCCTTCTACTCAACCTTTAAGTGTTGGTGCTCAGGGTTGTGACCACTCACAGTCTACAGATGTGGACTCTCAAAGCAGGCTTCCAAATGTGTCCAACAAAGTAGGTTTAGAAGACAATGGTCCTTTAAGCAATATAGGTAAagtaaaaagacagaaatgtaGGCATATGGTAAAGTTAGATGTGCACACTGTAGAAGACAGCACAAAACCAGTCAGGTTAAAAGATAGGAAACTGTTATTTGACCCTGTGTCAGGGCAGATCAAGCATTCCCTTCCTAAGGAAGTAGGTGTGGAGAAAGCGGTCAAACTGGGGGATAGACATGAACCTCAGTGTTCAGAACAGCTGAAGCTGAATTCATCAGTTCCTTCTAGTCCCTTACAGCACAATGACTGGAAAGAGCTGTCAAGGAGCGAATGCATCCAATCTTATCTTAGCCACCAAAGCAGTGTGCTGACATTGTCGGGTGCCTACACTCCGGGGGCACATTTTGTCATGACAGAGttcttaaaaacacaagaacaccaaagaaaagaaaccaagaaaacacacatgttgACACCAGAAATACCAGCCAAGGATTTACCTGGGATTAGCCGAGAGATCGTTAATGAAGACCTCTgcagaatacacacacaacactggcCGGGAGTTAATGGCTGCTATGACACAAAGAGCAACTGGTACGATTGGTCACAGTGCATCTCTTTAGACCTGCATGGAGATGAGAGCAGATTGAACATACTGCCATATGTCTGTCTGGAATAA